From one Culex quinquefasciatus strain JHB chromosome 3, VPISU_Cqui_1.0_pri_paternal, whole genome shotgun sequence genomic stretch:
- the LOC6039227 gene encoding carboxylesterase 5A — protein sequence MWRGRWLIISVGLLLLLTVIKRSEAIVGGSQAAPPPVDDPVVFVRHVGKSARVEGTRNRQTGLYAFRGIRYADAPVGEYRFQRPRFKRLAGDVDAINNGPPCPQPEPNNPYKVIGNEDCLLLNIFTPQMPDETTGLPVVVWIHGGGYRYGSAAQYGAEPLTENGVIFIPIQYRLGSFGVIGDGSRDFSGNLALLDMASAVRWVKDYVSWFGGDPTQIKVIGHGSGATAAMILSSASMSRSSISGVVAMSGSSLQPNSYDQEPVTSLNEIVSNHGCSAGNETEIVKCMRGKTVEELIKVDSDLQVTRLSGKNAIKALTGNVGMNPAVEQKDDGRGLLGVLTSTPEMTMKEGDFPKIPLLIGVTKDETANGIDVKEIEFSFNSATNFLQTTSKKVGLDGFLNLNKSINLVDSLGGVLDLSKYLEIPKSWNVTQIFNKLVEATTDAVFNLPAIVTAQSWSKSSKSFFYSFEHRSESTKGSDFLAGLPLVSKTSSAKQKGAVAHGDELGILFDSHDVHGNRIERASVKSKRDINARKAFATFIAKFAHMNASNPRDDSLFKQFSSKGTPYIRIGEQVSLENDFRFCQLSIWGAQLEALKSISCKFLGDGLGGLGKVVGGLTGLLGGQSLPAAPPNRVLGLF from the exons ATGTGGCGTGGTCGTTGGTTGATTATTTCGGTTGGTTTATTGCTGCTGCTGACGGTCATAAAGCGCAGTGAGGCCATCGTCGGAGGGTCACAGGCGGCGCCACCCCCGGTGGACGATCCGGTAGTATTTGTACGCCACGTTGGCAAATCAGCCCGGGTGGAGGGCACGCGGAACCGTCAGACGGGGCTGTACGCCTTCCGAGGGATTCGTTATGCGGACGCCCCCGTCGGGGAGTATCGCTTTCAGAGGCCACGTTTTAAAAGACTCGCCGGCGACGTTGATGCGATCAATAACGGGCCACCGTGTCCGCAGCCGGAGCCAAACAACCCGTATAAAGTAATTGGAAACGAGGACTGTTTATTGCTCAACATCTTCACGCCCCAGATGCCAGACGAGACAACGGGGCTGCCGGTGGTGGTTTGGATCCACGGTGGAGGCTATCGGTACGGGTCGGCCGCCCAGTACGGCGCGGAACCGTTAACCGAAAATGGTGTCATATTCATTCCGATTCAGTACCGTTTAGGATCATTTGGCGTAATTGGTGATGGCAGTCGCGACTTTTCCGGAAATCTTGCCCTGCTGGATATGGCTAGTGCGGTTCGCTGGGTCAAAGATTACGTCTCGTGGTTCGGCGGAGATCCCACCCAGATAAAGGTCATTGGACATGGCTCCGGAGCTACAGCGGCCATGATCCTATCATCTGCCAGCATGTCACGCAGTTCCATCAGCGGAGTTGTGGCCATGTCCGGTTCTTCGCTACAGCCGAACTCGTACGATCAAGAACCGGTCACATCACTCAACGAGATCGTCTCAAATCACGGCTGCTCGGCTGGAAACGAAACTGAGATTGTAAAGTGCATGCGGGGAAAAACCGTCGAAGAGCTTATCAAAGTTGATAGCGACCTGCAAGTGACTCGTTTGAGTGGTAAGAACGCTATCAAAGCGTTGACTGGTAACGTAGGCATGAATCCGGCAGTTGAGCAGAAAGATGACGGCCGTGGATTGTTGGGAGTACTAACTTCGACGCCGGAGATGACCATGAAGGAAGGAGATTTCCCCAAAATTCCCCTACTGATTGGTGTTACCAAGGATGAAACCGCCAACGGCATCGATGTCAAAGAAATTGAGTTTTCGTTCAACTCTGCGACAAATTTCCTCCAAACCACCAGCAAAAAAGTTGGCCTAGACGGATTCCTTAACCTTAACAAATCCATAAATCTGGTGGACTCTCTTGGAGGTGTACTGGACTTGTCGAAATATTTGGAAATACCAAAATCGTGGAATGTAACGCAGATTTTCAACAAGCTTGTGGAAGCTACCACAGACGCAGTGTTCAACCTCCCGGCTATCGTAACCGCACAATCGTGGAGCAAGTCTTCGAAGTCGTTCTTCTACAGCTTCGAGCACCGGTCGGAATCCACCAAAGGAAGTGACTTCCTCGCGGGCCTTCCGCTGGTTTCCAAAACGAGTTCTGCCAAACAGAAGGGCGCTGTCGCTCACGGAGACGAGCTTGGGATTCTGTTTGACAGCCATGACGTGCACGGGAATCGTATCGAAAGGGCGTCAGTAAAGTCCAAACGAGACATCAACGCCAGGAAGGCGTTCGCCACGTTTATTGCCAAGTTTGCCCACATGAACGCGAGCAATCCCAGGGACGACAGTTTGTTCAAGCAGTTTTCCAGCAAGGGGACGCCGTACATCCGGATTGGCGAGCAGGTTTCGTTGGAAAATGACTTTAG ATTCTGCCAGCTGTCTATTTGGGGAGCCCAACTGGAGGCGTTGAAATCCATATCGTGCAAGTTTCTGGGCGATGGGCTTGGCGGGCTTGGCAAGGTCGTGGGTGGACTCACTGGACTTCTTGGTGGCCAGTCTCTTCCAGCAGCGCCACCGAACAGAGTTCTGGGCTTGTTCTGA